One Pararge aegeria chromosome 1, ilParAegt1.1, whole genome shotgun sequence genomic region harbors:
- the LOC120624062 gene encoding alpha-N-acetylgalactosaminidase-like codes for MAVYLFVLFFVAVYLSSVVELLDNGLARRPPMGWMSWGYYMCGVDCQRNPQKCLDEKLILSVADKFYKEGYQEAGFEYIIIDDCWSEKKRDHNGKLVADRKRFPNGMKYIADYIHKLGLKFGMYTNIAATTCMGYPGSREHFKTDAKMFAEWEVDYLKVDGCFVEEDYLNIAYIKLGAHLNATGRPMVYSCSWPYYIEFIHHKQPDYQSVSKYCNVWRSYHDVVTSWSAIKAIVTHYLEAYEHLYKFHGPGHWNDPDMLIFGTGSLTDSQSRVHIAVYAMLAAPLLLSCDMNRISEYEKKLLLNLDLIAIAQDPLGVMAKPHALQRLVTMWVKPHLPKKGDKYNSVSFALVNLSDETATVSFTPGQYGLNSSDNYAVMDIFAQLFIRNMSLSDTFRVNVPSEDAAIYTMFPL; via the exons atggcaGTGTATTTGTTCGTGCTGTTTTTCGTTGCGGTGTATTTGTCGAGTGTAGTGGAACTTTTAGATAATGGATTGGCTCGGCGGCCTCCCATGGGGTGGATGTCGTGGGGCTACTATATGTGCGGCGTGGATTGTCAAAGAAATCCACAGAAATGTCTCGA tgaaaagCTAATATTATCTGTGGCAGATAAGTTCTACAAAGAAGGTTACCAAGAAGCAGGTTTTGAATACATAATCATTGATGATTGTTGGTCTGAAAAGAAGAGGGATCATAATGGCAAACTTGTGGCTGATAGAAAGAGATTTCCTAATGGAATGAAGTATATTGCAGATTAT ATACACAAGCTGGGCCTCAAATTCGGCATGTATACCAACATAGCAGCAACAACCTGTATGGGCTATCCTGGCTCTAGGGAACATTTCAAGACGGATGCAAAAATGTTTGCCGAGTGGGAAGTGGATTATTTAAAAGTCGATGGGTGTTTTGTCGAAGAGGACTATCTTAATATAG CATACATAAAGCTCGGCGCACACTTAAACGCCACAGGGCGGCCTATGGTCTACTCATGCAGCTGGCCCTATTACATAGAGTTTATACATCATAAACAG ccaGATTACCAAAGTGTATCAAAGTATTGCAATGTATGGCGCAGTTACCACGACGTGGTGACGTCATGGAGCGCCATCAAAGCGATCGTTACTCACTACCTAGAGGCATACGAGCACCTGTACAAGTTTCACGGACCGGGCCACTGGAACGATCCCGATATG CTGATATTCGGCACAGGCTCGCTAACAGATAGTCAAAGCCGCGTGCACATAGCAGTATACGCAATGCTGGCTGCCCCTTTATTGTTAAGCTGTGATATGAACAGGATAAGTGAATACGAGAAGAAGTTATTGCTCAATTTAGATCTGATTGCGATCGCCCAAGACCCCTTGGGCGTCATGGCGAAACCTCATgcg tTGCAACGCTTAGTCACAATGTGGGTGAAACCTCATCTACCCAAAAAAGGAGACAAATATAATTCCGTCTCTTTCGCACTCGTTAATTTATCTGATGAAACAGCAACCGTCTCTTTCACACCGGGACAGTACGGATTGAACTCTTCTGATAACTATGCCGTTATG GACATTTTTGcacaattatttataagaaatatgTCTTTAAGTGACACATTCCGGGTCAACGTACCTTCTGAAG ACGCAGCGATTTATACAATGTTTCCATTATGA